A region from the Rosa rugosa chromosome 6, drRosRugo1.1, whole genome shotgun sequence genome encodes:
- the LOC133718819 gene encoding uncharacterized protein LOC133718819 → MAAALISRRFRPFHCSSSFSSTYFIAHKLQNPTPKPFTHLSNSTFSQTPSNPFTSTSNPNSIFKDYKRTAPNPKPFNEKSTKALAFDPSLSSSMHQRVLDPKPNNFNLGFTELNTPRFKWPSGNRPRFLSTSGSSEPEKPQNPSQYPSQNPNFKHQEIEGPTVERDLSDLGNETRTVLEVMAKNMYSLSRTVAVLGLVQLGLGAYISYMTRSSPIPEVSIQSFLAFGFPFSLAFMLRQSLKPIYFFKKMEEQGRLQILTLALQVAKNLNVFFIRVRGVSVLCIAGLSAGVLFQLAYKLT, encoded by the coding sequence ATGGCTGCCGCCTTGATCTCTCGCAGATTCAGACCCTTTCACTGTTCTTCATCATTCTCCTCCACATACTTCATCGCCCATAAGCTCCAAAACCCTACTCCTAAACCATTCACTCACCTGTCCAATTCCACTTTCTCACAAACACCCTCAAACCCTTTCACATCTACTTCAAACCCCAACTCCATTTTCAAAGACTACAAAAGAACAGCACCAAATCCAAAACCCTTCAATGAAAAATCCACTAAAGCCTTAGCCTTTGATCCATCTTTGTCTTCTTCGATGCACCAAAGGGTTCTTGATCCAAAACCCAATAATTTCAATCTTGGTTTTACCGAATTGAACACTCCCAGATTTAAATGGCCGTCGGGTAATAGACCCAGATTTCTTTCAACCTCCGGTTCATCAGAACCTGAGAAACCCCAAAACCCAAGTCAGTACCCAAGTCAAAACCCAAATTTCAAGCACCAAGAAATCGAAGGACCGACTGTGGAGCGAGACCTCTCTGATTTGGGCAATGAGACCCGAACAGTCCTTGAAGTGATGGCCAAGAACATGTATAGTTTGAGCAGGACTGTGGCTGTTCTGGGTTTGGTTCAGCTCGGCCTGGGAGCTTACATTTCATACATGACTCGGTCTTCGCCAATACCTGAAGTATCAATTCAGAGCTTTTTGGCATTCGGGTTTCCCTTCTCTTTGGCGTTCATGTTGAGGCAGTCTCTGAAGCCAATCTACTTCTTTAAGAAGATGGAGGAGCAAGGTAGGCTGCAGATTCTGACTCTTGCTCTTCAGGTTGCTAAGAATTTGAATGTTTTCTTCATTCGGGTTCGTGGGGTTTCTGTCTTGTGTATTGCTGGTTTGTCAGCTGGAGTTTTGTTCCAACTTGCTTACAAGTTGACTTGA